In Castanea sativa cultivar Marrone di Chiusa Pesio chromosome 6, ASM4071231v1, a single window of DNA contains:
- the LOC142638130 gene encoding UBP1-associated protein 2C, which produces MDLTKKRKLDENGVGLTVSDLDPSVPKLTPEDVRKIVDRIVDKGKLIDIVANAASRHVDVLDAVRSLADSDSSQRKLFIRGLGWDTTTEGLRSLFSSYGELEEAVVILDKQTGKSKGYGFVTFKHVDGALLALKEPSKRIDGRVTVTQLAAAGNSSSTTNSTDVSSRKIYVWEVPHDMSPDKLLSHFLSYGEIEEGPLGFDRFTGKSKGFALFVYKNPEGAQAALANPLKIIDGKQLNCKLANVDGKKGKQGDGVQVPGPVGGAAGNDGMGMGSIPGSQYPGPGGIGSYGGFHGGPPQPIGHHHHPSSVNNQVPSSLGGAGGYGGPYSGYGGIGGTGAGLGGAGVGLSGSGGGSGGVGVGVGVGAGVGVGGASSLYRLPPTSVGIPSGGYPESGHYSLSSSSGYQNQHHQPGTGTSPVPRVPPGAGVMYPNVPHYF; this is translated from the coding sequence ATGGACCTTACTAAGAAGCGAAAGCTCGACGAAAATGGCGTCGGTCTGACCGTCTCGGACTTGGACCCCTCCGTCCCGAAACTCACACCTGAAGACGTGCGTAAGATCGTGGACCGCATCGTCGACAAGGGCAAACTCATCGACATCGTAGCCAACGCCGCCTCGCGCCACGTGGACGTCCTTGACGCCGTCCGATCTCTGGCCGACTCCGACTCTTCCCAGCGCAAGCTCTTCATCCGTGGGCTGGGTTGGGATACCACCACCGAAGGCCTCCGCAGCCTCTTCTCTTCCTACGGAGAACTCGAGGAAGCCGTAGTAATTCTCGACAAGCAGACTGGAAAATCCAAGGGTTACGGCTTCGTCACCTTCAAGCACGTCGACGGCGCGCTCCTCGCCCTCAAAGAGCCCAGCAAACGCATCGACGGCCGCGTTACCGTCACGCAGCTCGCCGCCGCCGGGAATTCCTCGTCGACCACCAACTCCACCGACGTGTCGTCACGCAAGATCTACGTTTGGGAGGTCCCGCATGACATGTCTCCCGATAAGCTTCTTTCTCACTTCTTGTCCTATGGGGAGATCGAGGAAGGCCCGTTGGGGTTCGATAGATTTACAGGTAAGTCGAAGGGTTTTGCGCTTTTTGTTTACAAGAATCCCGAGGGGGCACAGGCTGCGTTGGCTAATCCTCTCAAGATTATTGATGGGAAGCAATTGAATTGTAAATTGGCTAATGTGGATGGCAAGAAAGGGAAGCAAGGTGATGGGGTTCAGGTTCCTGGCCCTGTTGGTGGGGCTGCTGGGAATGATGGTATGGGAATGGGTTCCATTCCCGGGTCGCAGTATCCTGGGCCGGGTGGAATTGGATCGTATGGTGGCTTTCACGGTGGGCCGCCGCAGCCTATAggacatcatcatcatccgtCCTCCGTGAATAATCAGGTGCCTTCGTCTCTGGGTGGCGCTGGTGGGTATGGTGGGCCGTATAGTGGGTATGGTGGCATTGGTGGGACTGGTGCTGGATTGGGTGGAGCTGGAGTGGGATTAAGTGGCAGCGGAGGCGGCTCTGggggtgttggtgttggtgttggtgtaggtgctggtgttggtgttggtggggCTTCTTCTTTGTATAGATTGCCGCCTACTTCGGTGGGAATTCCCTCTGGTGGGTATCCAGAGAGTGGGCATTATAGCTTGTCCTCCTCATCTGGGTATCAGAATCAGCACCACCAGCCAGGGACCGGGACCTCACCAGTGCCAAGAGTTCCACCTGGCGCCGGGGTAATGTACCCCAATGTCCCACATTACTTCTGA